One genomic region from Pseudomonas hormoni encodes:
- a CDS encoding low specificity L-threonine aldolase — protein sequence MTDKSQQFASDNYSGICPEAWAAMEQANHGHQRAYGDDEWTARASDQFRKLFETDCEVFFAFNGTAANSLALSSLCQSYHSVICSETAHVETDECGAPEFFSNGSKLLVARTENGKLTPESIREVALKRQDIHYPKPRVVTLTQATEVGSIYTPEEIRAISVTCKELGLNLHMDGARFSNACAFLGCSPADLTWKAGVDVLCFGGTKNGMAVGEAILFFNHKLAEDFDYRCKQAGQLASKMRFLSAPWVGILENDAWLKYARHANHCAQLLAELVSDIQGVELMFPVQANGVFLQLSEPAIAALTAKGWRFYTFIGNGGARFMCSWDTEEERVRELAADIREVMSR from the coding sequence ATGACCGATAAGAGCCAACAATTCGCCAGCGACAACTATTCCGGTATCTGCCCTGAAGCCTGGGCGGCGATGGAACAGGCCAACCACGGTCACCAGCGCGCTTACGGCGACGATGAATGGACCGCCCGCGCGTCCGATCAATTCCGCAAATTGTTCGAAACCGACTGCGAAGTGTTCTTCGCCTTCAACGGCACTGCGGCCAACTCATTGGCCCTGTCGTCGCTGTGCCAGAGTTACCACAGCGTGATCTGCTCGGAAACCGCCCACGTCGAAACCGACGAATGCGGCGCGCCGGAGTTCTTTTCCAACGGCTCCAAACTGCTGGTCGCCCGCACCGAAAACGGCAAGCTGACCCCGGAATCGATCCGCGAAGTGGCCCTCAAGCGCCAGGACATCCACTACCCGAAACCGCGCGTCGTGACCCTGACCCAGGCCACCGAAGTCGGCAGCATCTACACCCCGGAAGAAATCCGCGCCATCAGTGTCACCTGCAAAGAACTGGGCCTGAACCTGCACATGGACGGCGCGCGGTTCTCCAACGCCTGCGCATTTCTTGGCTGCTCGCCAGCGGACCTGACCTGGAAGGCCGGGGTCGATGTCTTGTGCTTCGGCGGCACGAAAAACGGCATGGCCGTGGGTGAAGCGATTCTGTTCTTCAACCACAAACTGGCCGAAGACTTCGACTACCGCTGCAAACAGGCCGGTCAGCTGGCGTCCAAGATGCGCTTCCTCTCGGCACCGTGGGTCGGGATTCTGGAAAACGACGCCTGGCTCAAGTACGCCCGCCATGCCAACCACTGCGCGCAGTTGCTGGCTGAACTGGTCAGTGACATTCAGGGCGTTGAACTGATGTTCCCGGTGCAGGCCAACGGCGTGTTCCTGCAACTCTCGGAACCGGCCATCGCTGCGCTGACCGCCAAGGGCTGGCGCTTCTATACCTTCATCGGCAACGGCGGCGCACGCTTCATGTGCTCGTGGGATACCGAGGAAGAACGCGTTCGTGAATTGGCGGCGGATATTCGGGAAGTCATGTCCCGCTAA
- a CDS encoding SDR family oxidoreductase produces the protein MSLQGKTLFITGASRGIGREIALRAARDGANIVIAAKSAEPHPKLPGTIFSVAKEVEAAGGQALALQVDVRDEVAVREALAQANEHFGGIDALINNAGAIKLTGVQHIELKRFDLMHQINTRAVLLCSQAALPYLKKSSGHILNLSPPLNLATKWFAQYSPYTVTKYGMSMLTLGMSEEFKNYGISVNSLWPQTMIATAAIEFQLGSRESFKHARTPAIMADAAHVILDSSGRSITGRLLIDEEILREHGVTEFDHYRFEPHTNDKLMPDLFVD, from the coding sequence ATGTCCTTACAAGGCAAAACCCTGTTCATTACCGGCGCCAGTCGCGGGATTGGTCGTGAGATCGCGCTGCGGGCGGCGCGGGATGGGGCCAACATTGTGATTGCGGCCAAAAGTGCCGAGCCGCATCCCAAACTGCCGGGCACGATTTTCAGCGTCGCGAAGGAAGTTGAAGCCGCGGGAGGCCAAGCGCTGGCCTTGCAGGTGGATGTGCGCGATGAAGTCGCGGTGCGTGAAGCGCTCGCCCAGGCCAACGAACATTTCGGCGGTATTGATGCGCTGATCAACAACGCCGGCGCAATCAAGCTGACCGGCGTTCAGCACATCGAGCTCAAGCGCTTTGACCTGATGCACCAGATCAACACCCGCGCCGTGCTGCTGTGCAGTCAGGCCGCCCTGCCCTATTTGAAAAAGAGCAGCGGCCATATCCTCAATCTGTCACCGCCACTCAACCTGGCCACCAAATGGTTCGCCCAATACAGCCCGTACACCGTGACAAAATACGGCATGAGCATGCTCACGTTGGGCATGAGCGAGGAATTCAAGAACTACGGCATCAGCGTCAATTCACTGTGGCCGCAGACCATGATCGCCACCGCGGCCATCGAGTTTCAGCTGGGTTCTCGCGAGTCCTTCAAACATGCGCGCACACCGGCGATCATGGCGGACGCCGCCCATGTGATTCTGGACAGCAGCGGTCGCAGCATTACGGGTCGGTTGCTTATTGATGAGGAAATACTTCGGGAGCATGGCGTGACCGAATTCGATCATTACCGCTTTGAGCCCCACACCAACGACAAGCTGATGCCAGACCTATTCGTCGACTGA
- the gbcB gene encoding glycine-betaine demethylase subunit GbcB yields the protein MSNSFLNPVTTQTWANGRHIVRCVKVIQETWDVRTFCFMADQPILFFFKPGQFVTLELEIEGVPIMRSYTISSSPSVPYSFSVTIKRVPGGKVSNWLHDTLHEGQELAVHGPVGLFNAMDFTAPKVLYLSGGVGITPVMSMTRWFYDTNGNVDMVFIHSARSPKDIIYHRELEHMASRIDNFSLHLICEKHGLGEPWAGYRGYLNHKMLELMAPDFLEREVFCCGPTPYMNAVKRMLEAAGFDMKRYHEESFGATPPEARADAVEQAEIAADAPDIDVADLHQVEFTASGKSIRVAPGETVHAAAAKLGLLIPKACGMGICGTCKVMKLGGEVEMDHNGGITEEDEAEGYILSCCSVPKGDVRIEF from the coding sequence ATGTCCAACAGCTTCCTGAATCCGGTAACTACCCAGACCTGGGCCAATGGCCGACACATCGTCCGTTGCGTCAAAGTCATCCAGGAAACCTGGGATGTGCGCACCTTCTGCTTTATGGCCGACCAGCCGATCCTGTTCTTCTTCAAACCGGGGCAGTTCGTCACCCTGGAGCTGGAAATCGAAGGCGTGCCGATCATGCGCTCCTACACCATTTCCAGCTCGCCGTCGGTGCCGTACAGCTTTTCGGTAACGATCAAGCGCGTGCCGGGCGGCAAGGTTTCCAACTGGCTGCACGACACCCTGCACGAAGGTCAGGAACTGGCGGTGCACGGGCCGGTCGGGCTGTTCAACGCCATGGACTTCACCGCGCCGAAAGTGCTGTACCTCAGCGGTGGTGTCGGCATCACGCCGGTGATGTCGATGACGCGCTGGTTCTACGACACCAACGGCAACGTCGACATGGTGTTTATCCACAGCGCCCGTTCGCCCAAGGACATCATTTACCACCGCGAGCTGGAACACATGGCGTCGCGGATCGACAACTTCAGCCTGCACCTGATCTGCGAGAAGCATGGTCTGGGTGAACCGTGGGCCGGTTATCGCGGCTACCTGAACCACAAGATGCTGGAGCTGATGGCGCCGGACTTCCTTGAGCGCGAAGTGTTCTGCTGCGGCCCGACGCCGTACATGAACGCGGTCAAGCGCATGCTCGAAGCCGCCGGTTTCGACATGAAGCGGTATCACGAGGAGTCCTTCGGCGCCACGCCCCCGGAAGCCCGCGCCGATGCGGTGGAGCAAGCCGAAATTGCCGCAGATGCACCGGACATCGACGTGGCGGATCTGCATCAAGTGGAGTTCACCGCGTCCGGCAAGAGCATTCGCGTTGCACCGGGGGAAACGGTCCACGCCGCTGCTGCCAAGCTGGGTCTGTTGATTCCAAAGGCCTGCGGGATGGGGATCTGCGGGACGTGCAAGGTGATGAAGCTGGGTGGCGAGGTCGAGATGGACCACAACGGCGGGATCACCGAAGAAGACGAAGCCGAGGGATACATTCTTTCGTGCTGCAGCGTGCCGAAGGGTGATGTGCGGATTGAGTTCTAA
- the gbcA gene encoding glycine-betaine demethylase subunit GbcA, whose product MDVTAKISLGDPLEPARKATAQMLQERERTFSLPQPFYSDERLFDIDMQEIFQKEWLIAGMACEIPTKGNYLTLQVGKNPIIVIRGAEGVIHAFHNVCRHRGSRLCTSEKGKVAKLVCHYHQWTYELDGRLLFAGTEMGADFDMKQYGLKPVNVKTAGGYIFISLSENPPAIDDFLSTLNHYMEPYDMENTKVAITTTLVEKANWKLVLENNRECYHCNASHPELLKTLLEWDDVTDPRADQAFKDHVAASAAAWEAEKIPYAHASFGLRNRIVRMPLLKGTVSMTLDGKQGCAKLMGRIKNPDLGSMRILHLPHSWNHCMGDHIIVFTVWPISAQETMVTTKWIVHKDAVEGVDYDVERMRQVWDATNDQDRRLAEENQRGINSTAYQPGPYSKTYEFGVVNFVDWYSERLLNNLGAEPAPYLKGVPVQG is encoded by the coding sequence ATGGACGTCACCGCAAAAATCAGCCTGGGCGATCCGCTGGAACCCGCACGCAAGGCCACCGCGCAGATGCTGCAAGAGCGCGAGCGTACTTTCTCGCTGCCGCAGCCGTTTTACTCTGACGAGCGGCTGTTTGATATCGACATGCAGGAGATCTTCCAGAAAGAGTGGTTGATCGCCGGCATGGCCTGCGAAATCCCGACCAAGGGCAACTACCTGACCCTGCAAGTCGGCAAGAACCCGATCATCGTCATTCGCGGTGCCGAAGGCGTGATTCACGCGTTCCACAACGTCTGCCGTCACCGCGGTTCGCGGCTGTGCACCAGCGAAAAAGGCAAGGTCGCCAAGCTGGTCTGCCACTACCACCAATGGACATACGAGCTGGACGGTCGCCTGCTATTCGCCGGCACCGAAATGGGCGCCGACTTCGACATGAAGCAGTACGGCCTCAAGCCAGTGAACGTGAAGACCGCCGGTGGCTACATCTTCATCAGCCTGTCGGAGAACCCGCCGGCCATTGATGACTTCCTGTCGACGCTGAACCATTACATGGAACCGTACGACATGGAGAACACCAAGGTGGCGATTACCACCACCTTGGTGGAGAAAGCCAACTGGAAGCTGGTGCTGGAAAACAACCGCGAGTGCTACCACTGCAACGCGTCGCACCCTGAATTGCTGAAAACCCTGCTGGAATGGGACGACGTCACCGACCCGCGCGCCGATCAGGCCTTCAAGGATCACGTCGCCGCGTCCGCCGCTGCCTGGGAAGCCGAGAAGATCCCTTACGCCCACGCCAGCTTCGGCCTGCGTAACCGCATCGTGCGCATGCCACTGCTCAAGGGCACCGTGTCGATGACCCTGGACGGCAAACAGGGCTGCGCCAAACTCATGGGCCGCATCAAGAACCCGGACCTGGGATCGATGCGCATCCTCCACCTGCCGCACTCGTGGAACCACTGCATGGGCGACCACATCATCGTCTTCACGGTGTGGCCGATCAGCGCGCAGGAAACCATGGTCACCACCAAGTGGATCGTCCACAAGGACGCCGTCGAAGGCGTGGACTACGACGTGGAGCGCATGCGCCAGGTCTGGGACGCCACCAACGACCAGGACCGTCGCCTGGCCGAAGAGAACCAGCGTGGGATCAACTCCACTGCGTATCAGCCTGGGCCTTACTCGAAGACTTATGAGTTTGGTGTGGTGAACTTTGTGGACTGGTACAGCGAGCGTCTGTTGAACAACCTGGGGGCTGAGCCGGCTCCGTATCTGAAAGGCGTTCCTGTCCAGGGCTAA
- a CDS encoding retropepsin-like aspartic protease yields the protein MNAVSRRETCLICALTVFLVVSKNSTADNAAPDFYTWIESGQGRSASLAQMKQRCDDVRDAEKNLQCSVSVLARMFEAKAANQLPDYYLAIKRRHAGAIANDPELKLMFSMFGSESIATLRTVADFSVTRTKHHEVLPIHPYPGDGHVTDEALPYIDVKAANGVSARFILDTGAPQTRVNTETAKLMGIRLLTDSHYGYSTFYGERDLAAQLGILESLKIGTSEFRNVLVFVSDRDNLLGLDLIGKSGRLKVTNKTLEINAAPPTRCDSPITYVRMDINQRLTIAARLDRRATLAIVDTGNVDYLTSSSPGHSPDNVTVTPSHRTYRGELSLSGRIRSITYKYYPDYTIPPSLLLGQYVPSILLGWGAFNDYELNLDIASGLSCFNRV from the coding sequence ATGAACGCGGTCAGTCGGCGTGAGACATGTCTGATCTGTGCCCTGACGGTTTTTCTGGTTGTATCCAAGAATTCGACGGCTGATAACGCAGCGCCGGATTTCTACACATGGATCGAGTCCGGACAGGGGCGGAGCGCTTCCCTGGCGCAGATGAAGCAGCGGTGCGACGACGTGCGCGATGCTGAAAAAAACCTGCAATGTTCAGTCTCCGTTCTCGCCAGAATGTTCGAGGCCAAAGCCGCCAACCAGCTTCCCGATTACTACCTGGCGATCAAGCGCCGTCATGCCGGGGCCATCGCGAACGACCCTGAGCTCAAACTGATGTTTTCCATGTTCGGCAGCGAATCGATCGCCACCTTGCGCACGGTCGCCGATTTCTCGGTGACCCGGACCAAGCACCACGAAGTACTGCCGATCCATCCTTACCCCGGTGACGGCCACGTGACCGACGAAGCGCTGCCCTACATCGATGTCAAAGCGGCCAATGGGGTTTCGGCGCGGTTCATTCTTGACACGGGAGCCCCTCAAACACGGGTCAACACTGAAACCGCGAAGCTGATGGGCATCAGGTTATTAACCGACTCCCATTATGGCTACAGCACGTTTTACGGTGAGCGAGACCTGGCAGCCCAACTGGGAATCCTGGAATCCCTGAAGATAGGCACAAGCGAATTCAGGAATGTCCTGGTGTTTGTCAGTGACCGGGATAACTTGTTGGGGCTTGATCTGATCGGTAAGTCAGGGCGTTTGAAGGTCACGAACAAGACCCTGGAGATTAACGCTGCACCGCCCACACGATGTGATTCGCCCATCACCTACGTGCGTATGGACATCAATCAAAGACTGACCATTGCCGCGCGACTGGATCGTCGGGCGACGCTGGCGATTGTCGACACCGGCAATGTGGATTACCTGACCTCGTCCTCGCCCGGCCATTCACCCGACAACGTCACCGTCACGCCGAGCCACCGGACTTACAGGGGCGAGTTGAGCCTGTCCGGGCGCATCCGGTCGATCACCTATAAATACTACCCGGACTATACGATTCCGCCGTCCCTGCTACTCGGGCAGTACGTGCCTTCGATCCTGCTCGGGTGGGGGGCTTTCAATGACTATGAACTGAATCTGGACATCGCCTCAGGCCTGTCCTGTTTCAACAGGGTTTGA
- a CDS encoding GNAT family N-acetyltransferase produces MTVEFRSAVRADAREIARLFQISSEGAADYIWSQLAEPGQDLLDVGASRYARDDVDFSWQNCLIAEVDGQVIGMMHSYTMRHDPLAEPTTDPVLAPYADMEIPDTLYISSLALHEGWRNQGLGKQFLAHAHERANQLGLKGLSLIDYAVNTGARRFYERHGFRIVDSCQITPHPMIRVTGDAYLMQWP; encoded by the coding sequence ATGACCGTTGAATTTCGTTCGGCAGTGCGCGCGGATGCGCGGGAGATTGCTCGTCTGTTCCAGATTTCGTCAGAGGGGGCTGCTGATTACATCTGGAGCCAACTGGCAGAGCCCGGCCAGGATCTGCTGGACGTCGGCGCCAGTCGTTATGCCCGCGACGATGTGGATTTCTCCTGGCAGAACTGCCTGATTGCCGAAGTGGACGGGCAGGTCATCGGCATGATGCACAGCTACACAATGCGTCACGATCCCCTGGCCGAGCCCACCACCGACCCGGTGCTGGCGCCGTATGCCGACATGGAAATCCCCGACACGCTCTACATCTCCAGCCTGGCTCTGCACGAAGGCTGGCGAAATCAGGGCCTCGGCAAACAGTTCCTCGCGCACGCTCACGAGCGCGCGAACCAGTTGGGCCTCAAGGGGTTGAGCCTGATCGACTACGCCGTCAACACCGGCGCCCGTCGGTTCTACGAACGCCATGGCTTTCGAATCGTCGATTCCTGCCAGATCACCCCTCACCCGATGATTCGAGTGACCGGTGACGCCTACCTCATGCAGTGGCCCTAG
- a CDS encoding electron transfer flavoprotein subunit beta, with amino-acid sequence MSTKIISLVSIGAHPTSGRPRRAEQDARAVELGLQLAGNNLQVLHAGDVAEPALRAYLGMGLEQLHVLEQPQGADALPALTAYLRDAGAQVVLTGSQAETGEGSGMLPFLLAESLGWPLVVGLAQVESIDGSSALVLQALPRGQRRRLKVRLPFLATVDNAAPKSRQSAYGPARRGVLQADEVEVIDDELLAVATLQPAKPRPKRLKVIKAKSGADRMKAATAKASGGGGQVLKGVTAQAGAEAILKLLIEEGVVR; translated from the coding sequence ATGAGCACGAAAATCATCAGCCTGGTGTCCATCGGCGCCCACCCGACTTCCGGCCGGCCACGTCGCGCGGAGCAGGATGCGCGGGCCGTGGAACTGGGTCTGCAACTGGCTGGGAATAACCTGCAAGTGCTGCATGCCGGCGACGTCGCGGAACCGGCATTACGCGCTTATCTGGGCATGGGCCTGGAGCAATTGCATGTGCTGGAACAACCCCAGGGCGCCGATGCCTTGCCGGCGTTGACCGCCTATCTGCGCGATGCCGGTGCGCAAGTCGTGTTGACCGGCAGCCAGGCAGAAACCGGCGAAGGCTCGGGCATGCTGCCGTTTCTGCTGGCGGAAAGCCTCGGCTGGCCGCTGGTGGTCGGGCTGGCTCAGGTGGAGTCCATCGATGGCAGTTCGGCGCTGGTGCTGCAGGCCTTGCCCCGTGGTCAGCGTCGTCGTTTGAAGGTACGGCTGCCGTTTCTCGCGACGGTGGATAACGCCGCGCCGAAGTCTCGGCAGAGCGCCTACGGCCCGGCCCGGCGCGGAGTGTTGCAGGCGGATGAAGTCGAAGTGATCGACGATGAACTGCTGGCGGTCGCCACGTTGCAACCCGCCAAACCGCGGCCGAAACGCTTGAAAGTGATCAAGGCGAAAAGCGGCGCAGACCGGATGAAAGCCGCGACGGCCAAGGCCAGTGGCGGCGGCGGGCAGGTGCTCAAAGGCGTAACTGCGCAAGCGGGTGCCGAGGCGATTCTCAAGTTGCTGATCGAAGAAGGCGTGGTTCGCTGA
- a CDS encoding electron transfer flavoprotein subunit alpha/FixB family protein translates to MSDIIRRDPRAEWIARNRLHPLHAAMQPAQHSWMGPNGVIRKNPHGIGFIGPNGIKRIDRSGAQQGGATKRSAAVEVQLPLHQVPAPAFYISVVPDMVGGRLSSHDRDLLGLAHQLAGKDGAVLAVVFGEHKENAFATAGVDRLLVLEGDEFSGYAPEQRVQGLRAVDNQFSPRHWLLPDSRSGGGELGRRFAAALGERPATRVWQVKGQECIGRAGAGLQDLARPVARLILAAVECAEPVSETRHEALPVELSTAVARSLSRIEDLGAVAVDPAAIPMAEAEFIFSGGNGVKDWGLFHRTAEALGATEGASRVAVDDGFMARDRQVGASGTWVTARVYVAVGISGAIQHLQGIGACDKVVAINLDPGCDMIKRADLSVIGESAEILQALIAAVEEYRNEAKRDAA, encoded by the coding sequence ATGAGCGACATTATCCGCCGCGACCCCCGCGCCGAATGGATTGCCCGTAACCGCCTGCACCCGCTGCATGCGGCCATGCAGCCGGCACAACACAGCTGGATGGGGCCTAACGGCGTCATTCGCAAGAATCCCCATGGCATAGGTTTCATTGGCCCGAACGGCATCAAACGGATCGACCGCAGTGGGGCTCAGCAGGGCGGGGCGACCAAACGCTCGGCTGCCGTTGAAGTGCAATTGCCGCTGCATCAAGTACCTGCACCTGCGTTTTACATCAGCGTGGTGCCGGACATGGTTGGCGGCCGTTTGAGCAGTCACGACCGCGACTTGCTCGGCCTGGCGCATCAATTGGCCGGCAAGGACGGCGCGGTATTGGCCGTGGTCTTCGGCGAGCACAAGGAAAATGCCTTCGCTACCGCTGGCGTTGATCGCTTGCTGGTACTCGAAGGCGACGAATTCAGCGGTTATGCACCGGAACAACGGGTCCAGGGCCTGCGGGCTGTGGATAACCAGTTCAGCCCGCGTCACTGGCTGCTGCCGGACAGCCGCAGCGGTGGCGGCGAACTCGGTCGACGCTTTGCCGCTGCACTGGGCGAGCGCCCGGCCACGCGGGTCTGGCAGGTCAAGGGTCAGGAGTGCATCGGCCGCGCCGGTGCCGGTTTGCAAGACCTTGCACGCCCGGTGGCACGCTTGATCCTCGCCGCCGTCGAATGCGCCGAACCGGTCAGCGAAACCCGTCATGAAGCCTTGCCGGTGGAGTTATCCACAGCTGTCGCACGAAGCTTGTCGCGCATCGAGGATTTGGGTGCAGTGGCGGTGGATCCGGCGGCGATTCCGATGGCCGAGGCCGAGTTCATCTTCTCCGGCGGCAACGGGGTCAAGGACTGGGGACTTTTCCACAGGACTGCCGAAGCGCTCGGCGCCACCGAAGGCGCGTCCCGGGTGGCAGTGGACGACGGCTTCATGGCGCGTGACCGTCAGGTCGGCGCGTCCGGCACCTGGGTCACCGCGCGGGTTTACGTGGCGGTGGGGATTTCCGGGGCGATCCAGCACCTGCAAGGCATCGGTGCCTGCGACAAGGTAGTGGCGATCAACCTCGACCCTGGCTGCGACATGATCAAACGGGCCGACCTGTCGGTGATCGGCGAGAGCGCCGAGATTCTTCAAGCCTTGATCGCGGCGGTAGAGGAATACCGCAACGAAGCCAAGCGCGATGCGGCTTAA
- the dgcB gene encoding dimethylglycine demethylation protein DgcB, producing the protein MLNTLLPILLFAALGLAVLGALRRVAMWRRGRASKVDLIGGLFAMPKRYMVDLHHVVARDKYIANTHVATAGGAVASAVLAILVHGFGLHNRFLGYALLLMTAVMFVGAIFVYLRRRNPPARLSKGPWMRLPKSLLAFSASFFLVTLPVAGILPENFGGWILAVILGIGVLWGVSELFFGMTWGGPMKHAFAGALHLAWHRRAERFGGGRSTGLKPLDLNDPSAPLGVEKPKDFTWNQLLGFDACVQCGKCEAACPAFAAGQPLNPKKLIQDMVVGLAGGTDAKFAGSPYPGKAIGEHAGNPHQPIVNGLVDAETLWSCTTCRACVEECPMMIEHVDAIVDMRRHLTLEKGATPNKGAEVLENLIATDNPGGFAPGGRMNWAADLNLNLMSEKKSIDVLFWVGDGAFDMRNQRTLRAFVKVLKAAKVDFAVLGLEERDSGDVARRLGDEATFQLLAKRNIQTLAKYSFNRIVTCDPHSFHVLKNEYGAFDGNYLVQHHSTYMAEIIGAGALNLGQHKGSSVTYHDPCYLGRYNGEYEAPREVLRALGIEVKEMQRSGFRSRCCGGGGGAPITDIPGKQRIPDMRMEDIRETGAELVAVGCPQCTAMLEGVVEPRPLIKDIAELVADALLEDAAPSKPTTPAQREPAEAH; encoded by the coding sequence ATGTTGAACACCCTTCTTCCAATCCTGTTGTTCGCTGCCTTGGGCCTTGCGGTTCTGGGCGCGTTGCGGCGGGTGGCTATGTGGCGCCGGGGCCGGGCTTCGAAAGTCGACCTGATCGGCGGCCTGTTCGCCATGCCCAAGCGCTACATGGTCGACTTGCACCACGTCGTCGCGCGGGACAAATACATCGCCAACACCCACGTCGCTACGGCCGGTGGTGCGGTGGCGTCGGCGGTGCTGGCGATTCTGGTGCACGGTTTCGGCCTGCATAACCGCTTCCTCGGTTACGCGCTGTTGCTGATGACGGCGGTGATGTTCGTCGGTGCGATCTTTGTGTACCTGCGTCGACGCAACCCACCAGCCCGTTTGTCCAAAGGCCCGTGGATGCGTTTGCCGAAAAGCTTGCTGGCGTTTTCGGCGTCGTTCTTCCTGGTGACCCTGCCGGTAGCCGGCATTCTGCCGGAAAACTTCGGTGGCTGGATCCTGGCCGTGATCCTCGGGATCGGTGTGCTGTGGGGCGTCTCGGAATTGTTCTTCGGCATGACCTGGGGCGGCCCGATGAAGCACGCCTTCGCCGGTGCGCTGCACCTGGCCTGGCACCGCCGCGCCGAGCGTTTTGGCGGTGGTCGTTCCACCGGTTTGAAACCGCTGGACCTCAACGATCCAAGCGCACCGCTGGGCGTGGAAAAACCCAAGGATTTCACCTGGAACCAACTGCTCGGTTTCGACGCCTGCGTGCAGTGCGGTAAATGTGAAGCAGCCTGCCCGGCATTCGCCGCCGGCCAGCCACTGAACCCGAAAAAACTGATTCAAGACATGGTGGTCGGCCTCGCCGGTGGCACCGACGCCAAGTTTGCTGGCAGTCCCTATCCCGGCAAAGCCATCGGCGAACACGCGGGTAATCCGCATCAACCGATCGTCAACGGTCTGGTGGACGCCGAAACCTTGTGGTCCTGCACCACTTGCCGTGCCTGCGTCGAGGAATGCCCGATGATGATCGAGCACGTCGATGCCATCGTCGACATGCGCCGTCACCTGACCCTGGAAAAAGGCGCGACCCCGAACAAGGGTGCCGAAGTCCTCGAAAACCTGATCGCCACCGACAACCCGGGCGGCTTCGCCCCGGGCGGGCGGATGAACTGGGCAGCGGACCTGAACCTCAATCTGATGAGCGAGAAGAAATCCATCGACGTGCTGTTCTGGGTTGGCGACGGTGCTTTCGACATGCGCAATCAACGCACCTTGCGCGCTTTCGTCAAAGTGCTGAAAGCGGCCAAGGTCGACTTCGCCGTGCTCGGTCTTGAAGAGCGTGACAGCGGTGACGTGGCCCGCCGTCTGGGCGACGAAGCCACCTTCCAGCTCTTGGCTAAACGCAATATCCAGACCCTGGCCAAGTACAGCTTCAACCGCATCGTCACCTGCGACCCGCACAGCTTCCACGTGCTGAAAAACGAGTACGGCGCCTTCGACGGCAACTACCTCGTGCAGCACCACAGCACCTACATGGCCGAAATCATCGGCGCTGGTGCCCTGAACCTCGGCCAGCACAAAGGCAGCAGCGTGACCTATCACGACCCGTGCTACCTCGGCCGCTACAACGGCGAATACGAGGCACCGCGTGAAGTGCTGCGCGCCCTCGGGATTGAAGTGAAAGAGATGCAACGCTCCGGTTTCCGCTCGCGCTGCTGCGGCGGCGGTGGCGGTGCGCCAATCACCGACATTCCGGGCAAGCAGCGGATCCCTGACATGCGCATGGAAGACATCCGCGAAACCGGCGCCGAACTGGTGGCCGTGGGTTGCCCACAGTGCACCGCGATGCTCGAGGGCGTGGTCGAACCGCGTCCGCTGATCAAGGACATCGCCGAACTGGTGGCGGACGCGTTGCTCGAAGACGCAGCCCCTAGCAAACCGACCACACCGGCCCAACGTGAACCTGCGGAGGCCCACTGA